From uncultured Pseudodesulfovibrio sp.:
TTTTGTCCCCTGTTTTTTTGTGGGGGTCTTTCTGCTTTACCTCTTGAACGGCATCCTCCCAGAGGACATTGTTGCTACCTTGGCCGAAGGCATGTTCAGCTTGGAAGATGTGATAATTGCCACTTTGAATGGCACACTCACGGCCGGAATCGTCTGGCTCTTTCATATGCACAGAAACCGACGCCTCAAGCGAAAGGGGGCACGATCACTGCACCCCGTCGACGGCATAATGTTGCGACACTCCACCATTGTGGGGTTCATCGGTGGAGCACTCGACGTTCTACTCCTGCTCCATGCTGAAGGCGTCATTTTTGTCACTATACTCGTCCTTTTCATCCTCATCTGGCACTTAAGAATCTTCAATCACCACATCGTAAAAATGCTCAAACCGGGAAACATCGCCACATGGGCGGAAGTGTCCGAACTCATGCGCATATACATAACCATGCTTGCCGGCTTTACCCTGCTCAACGCCACCATGGAAGGCGCACATCTCCTTCTCGGAAGCACTCCGCCATTCGGATTCATGGTGAATGGCGGCGACATTTTTCTCAATTCATTCTATTATACGGTAGTAACCATGACCACATTGGGATTCGGTGATATAGTCCCCCAAACTTGGGACGGAAAATTGCTGCTCATTTTCCAATGTCTTGTGAGCTATGTAATGTTTGCACTCATGGTCGGTATTATTACCCGCGGCGTCATCAGTGCCCGAGACAACGACGAGTATTAGGAGCACCCAATGCATCTTGACCCGCTCATCATTTTTTTTGCTTTTGGCTTCGGCTATCTGGCAAGCCGGGTCGGCCTGCCTCCACTGGTAGGATATCTTGTCGCAGGTTTTGCGCTCTCAACTCAGGGGTATACTTCCGGGCCTGTCATTCAAGAAATAGCCGACATAGGCGTTACAATCCTGCTCTTCACCATCGGTCTTAAACTCAAAATCAGGAATCTCCTCAAGCCCGAAGTCTGGGCCGGGGCATCCCTGCACATGCTCATCACCGTGACTTTGTTCTCGGCAGGGTTAATGGGATTGGCCGCAACAGGCATAACATTCTTTGCCGGGCTGGACTTAAAAACAGCATTACTCATCGCCTTTGCCCTCAGCTTCTCCTCC
This genomic window contains:
- a CDS encoding potassium channel family protein — protein: MQIIHCNMEQKSDSSFWNVAFTHFVPCFFVGVFLLYLLNGILPEDIVATLAEGMFSLEDVIIATLNGTLTAGIVWLFHMHRNRRLKRKGARSLHPVDGIMLRHSTIVGFIGGALDVLLLLHAEGVIFVTILVLFILIWHLRIFNHHIVKMLKPGNIATWAEVSELMRIYITMLAGFTLLNATMEGAHLLLGSTPPFGFMVNGGDIFLNSFYYTVVTMTTLGFGDIVPQTWDGKLLLIFQCLVSYVMFALMVGIITRGVISARDNDEY